The following proteins come from a genomic window of Deltaproteobacteria bacterium:
- a CDS encoding PAS domain S-box protein: protein MKVRSIRAKVVLPLIAVGVAVGACGAWYAERTFAALVAQQVRHRAELLMNAVTYAVEITAEPAELVRTVNSLGGEHDVLFIAVVADRPPRVVASTRNAWINLAASALPDQGARDDVSEAMERHQRRAYLERETMEWHFATPLRMSNLFLTNLQRSDGALVLKLDGRSMQRDLSKALWRMMGALGGTVLLVSALAYLLLRRLVLRPLALVRAAMDRRAAGDAAAYAPALGPDEIGTLAATLNTMLDAVAASETRVRAVLDNVADGIVTLDAAGVVESFNPAAERIFGYPPAEVVGHDVRRLVPELDPGRGPRGELVGRRRDGSSFPLELAVSEVELGGQRLAIAALRDVTDRKGVELALQQARDAALDQARLKSEFLANMSHEIRTPMNGIFGMTDLLLETP, encoded by the coding sequence TTCGCGGCGCTCGTCGCGCAGCAGGTGCGCCACCGGGCCGAGCTCTTGATGAACGCCGTCACCTACGCCGTCGAGATCACCGCCGAACCCGCCGAGCTCGTGCGCACCGTCAACTCGCTCGGTGGCGAGCACGACGTGCTCTTCATCGCCGTGGTCGCCGACCGGCCGCCGCGCGTCGTCGCCTCCACGCGCAACGCCTGGATCAACCTGGCCGCCAGCGCGCTGCCGGACCAGGGGGCGAGGGACGACGTGAGCGAGGCGATGGAACGGCATCAGCGGCGCGCGTACCTCGAGCGCGAGACCATGGAGTGGCACTTCGCCACGCCGCTCCGCATGTCGAACCTCTTCCTGACCAACCTGCAGCGCTCCGACGGCGCGCTCGTGCTGAAGCTCGACGGGCGGAGCATGCAGCGCGACCTCTCGAAAGCCCTCTGGCGGATGATGGGCGCGCTCGGCGGCACGGTGCTGCTGGTGAGCGCGCTCGCCTACCTCCTCCTCCGGCGGCTGGTCCTGCGCCCCCTGGCGCTGGTCCGCGCGGCGATGGACCGGCGGGCGGCGGGAGACGCGGCGGCCTACGCCCCCGCCCTCGGCCCGGACGAGATCGGCACCCTCGCCGCGACGCTCAACACGATGCTCGATGCCGTGGCGGCCAGCGAGACGCGCGTGCGGGCCGTGCTCGACAACGTGGCCGACGGCATCGTGACGCTCGATGCGGCCGGCGTGGTCGAGTCCTTCAACCCCGCGGCCGAGCGCATCTTCGGCTACCCGCCGGCCGAGGTGGTCGGCCACGACGTCCGCCGGCTCGTGCCGGAGCTCGACCCCGGCCGCGGGCCGCGCGGCGAGCTGGTCGGGCGGCGCCGGGACGGATCGAGCTTCCCGCTCGAGCTGGCGGTGAGCGAGGTGGAGCTGGGCGGGCAGCGGCTGGCCATCGCGGCCCTGCGCGACGTGACCGATCGCAAGGGGGTGGAGCTGGCACTCCAGCAGGCGCGCGACGCGGCCCTCGACCAGGCCCGGCTCAAGTCCGAGTTCCTCGCCAACATGAGCCACGAGATCCGCACGCCGATGAACGGCATCTTCGGCATGACCGATCTCCTCCTGGAGACGCC